The genome window TAAGATTAAGTAAACGCATGGCGTTTTGCAAGAATTAATTTGTGCCGCGGCCGCAGCGCACTTTTGGCTCCTCATCCATCGCGGTTCTGCTATAATACGGATCTTTCATTATGCACTGAAACCTTACAGGAGGATCCTTCCATGCAAAAATCCTGGAAAATCGAAACCCAGGCGGTCCAGGGAACCTACGCGCCGAAACCGACCGAGCCGCGCATCCCGACGATCTGCCAGAGCACCACCTACAAGTACGACAGCGCAGACCACCTCGCCAAGCTCTTCGACCTCGACCTGCCCGACCACATGTACACCCGCCTCAGCAACCCGACCAACGACGCCTTCGAGCAGAAGATCGCCCTGATGGAAGGGGGCGTTGGGGCCCTTGCGACCTCCTCCGGGCAGGCTGCAACGACCCTGGCGATCCTCAACATCGCCCGCGCCGGGCAGCATGTGGTCGCCGCCAGCACCCTCTACGGCGGGACCTACTCCCTCTTCGCCAACACCCTGCCGAAGCTCGGCGTCGAGGTCACCTTCGTCGACCCCGAGGCGCCCCTGGAGGAGCTGAAACAGGTCTTCCGCCCCGAGACCCGCTGCCTCTTCGCCGAGACGATCGGCAACCCGGGGCTGAACGTCCTCGACTTCGAGAAGTTATCCGCCCTGGCCAGGGAGATGGGGGTGCCGCTGATCNGCTGAACGTCCTCGACTTCGAGAAGTTCTCCGCCCTGGCCAGGGAGATGGGGGTGCCGCTGATCGTGGACAACACCTTCCCCACCCCCTACCTGTGCCGTCCCCTGGAGCACGGCGCCGACATCGTGATCCACTCGGCCACCAAGTACATCGACGGCCACGCCACCAGCGTCGGCGGGGTCATCGTCGACGGCGGCAAGTTCGACTGGACGGGGGGCAAGTACCCCGAGCTGACCGAACCCGACGCCAGCTACCACGGCCTGCGGTACACGGAGAAGTTCGGCCCGGCCGCCTACATCGTCAAGGCGCGCGCCCAGTACATGCGCGATTTGGGGGCGACCCCGGCGCCGATGAACGCCTTTCTCTTCAACCACGGCCTGACCACCCTGCCCCTGCGCATGGAGCGCCACAGCGCCAACGCCCTGGCGATTGCCAAGTTCCTCGAGGGCCATCCCCTGGTCACGTGGGCCAACTACCCGGGCCTGGAGAGCCACCCGAGCTACGCCCTGGCGCAGAAGTACCTGCCCCTCGGGCAGAGCGGCGTGCTCTCCTTCGGCATCAAGGGAGGCCGCGAGGCCGGCGTCAAGTTCATGGAGGCGACCGAACTCATCGCCCTCGTGGTCCACGTCGGCGACGCCCGCAGCTGCGTGCTGCACCCGGCCAGC of Desulfuromonas sp. contains these proteins:
- a CDS encoding PLP-dependent transferase, yielding MQKSWKIETQAVQGTYAPKPTEPRIPTICQSTTYKYDSADHLAKLFDLDLPDHMYTRLSNPTNDAFEQKIALMEGGVGALATSSGQAATTLAILNIARAGQHVVAASTLYGGTYSLFANTLPKLGVEVTFVDPEAPLEELKQVFRPETRCLFAETIGNPGLNVLDFEKLSALAREMGVPLI